AATGATAAAAGTTCACAACTtaatttccataaaaaaaaaaaaaaaaattcacaactTAAGGAAAGAATAAGCAGAAATTTCAAATCTGAAACACAAACTACAGCATATTACAATctttacaaattttataaattatactCATAATACTCCTCTaattctaaatataaaaaacaaaccattttttaggttcattgaaaaaatgatggatttagtctatattatagactaaatatattcatttttcaatgaatctaaaatgtgttttgtttcttatatttaggacaaGATGAAGTATTATATAAAGGCTTGGATCCTCTCAGCCATCAAATGATGTTGTATGATCTCAAcctttaattataattaatggacagttgatattattattattttttgcttataattgaaTTGATGATCAAGACCTCTAGCGTACTATTCAAACCACCTATCATTACTAAATTAAAcctattgacttttttttttacacaaaaccTAGTGGCTTTGGACAATTCATATTAGTATTAAGATATAAAACTGAAGAGAAAAGACACAAGAGAATTCAGATCCACtatacatattattttttatttttatttttgtcaattaaTCAAGTGCTAGAAATTTACTATCTTTTAAGATGAATTAAGTGAGAGTATCATAGTTTGAAATTtcgatttgaattttgatcctTTCATATTACATGTACCAATAGAGTTATGCTAATGAGATGTCACtccttgacaaaaaaattatgcaaatgagattttttttctaggacctttcttttttttttggtataaggACCTTTCTTTTTCTATTACAGTAGCTAGCTACTTATCACATTTATCAACTATAGTACAATTTCTTTATCCAAAACAATGTACAAAAATATCAAGTGAACCGCGCATAGCTTATGAGTTATGACCAGTTCTTTTCTTCCCACTTGAAAAATCCAAAGATACTACTGTAGATCTCATCCGTTAGTTACCATCCCTTACTGCCACGTGGACGTCATCCGACACACTCAAGCCGCCTCCTTCTACATCTTTCCCTCCTTCCTCTTTTCCCATTGTCACCATCTTCCAATTCAAAGGtccaatctctctctctctctctctctctctctctctctctcacaaaaaaataaataataaaaaaacccGTCCTTTTTACTTCTccacaaaaacaaacaacaccCTTCATTCAAcccaaaattaataataataataagaaaaataaactatGACCCGCGTATATGAGTATGACCCTTTGAAACGACTCATCATAGTATATAGTACAATAATAACAAGAAAAACACACTTATGACCTCTTCAAACATCATTATATAATTACTCTTATACCACTTCAACACttgttatcatcatcatcatcatcatcattctcattctcaaacATTGAAGCATTAATAGGTACAAAATATTTGTTGTGGGCTACGTACCTTATAATGGGTTTCAATGCTAATACTAATAGCTATGGAAATGTTATTGGATTGGATCCTCAATCAGCAGCTGAGAAAGCTGTGAGTGTCATTGGTCAAGGATATAATCTATGCAGTGATATAAGATTCTCTGCTTGTAAGTCAAGgttgattcaaattgataaTAGTAGTAATTCACATACAAGGGACCTTGTTTTTCCTTCTGGTGTTGTTGTTCATAATGTTCCCTTATCTATTAAGTCGGATAAAGGTGACTGCACTCGATTTCGCTCTGATGTCCTCACTTTCAATCAGGTCATTACAACTTTTCTATTTGCCTTACTTCTGCATCAATTTTTCTTATGATTATCTATGTAGTGTCGAATTGACACTTCTAATTAAAGGCGTGTCTGATGTCTGTTACTCTGATTATATTTAATagtttcaaattattatcggtgtcaatGTAGTGTCCGTGTTAGTGTTTCATAGATGATTGTATATGTTTGTTCTTATTTTCACCTATTTGATTGAATCCGTATTCGGCACAAATATAGAACAGAAAAAACTTACTACTGGGGCAGATGGAGTTGACTTGGATAGCCTGCCTTACTTTGATTTAtcaaaaatatgatatattCTAATTGTGGTCAAGATTccacaattattattttctattttataagttaaatCGTAATTAGATATGATGAATCATGGATATTGTGATTGTGTTTTGATCCATGTAGTATGAAGATATAGGCTTTAATTGATACTAGTATTGCCATAATTGAATTCTGATCACTGgcatttaaaatttgttattgcGGTTCGCGCCTTTTAATATTTGGCTTTTGAAGACTGAACATGTATTAACTGTTAAGTTTCTGTCTTTTTAAGTTCTATTTATGGTTTATTTGGTATAAAAGGGAAATTTTAGGTGTGAATTGTGATTGGTTGTGATAAAATGAGTCTGAATTTCGGTGAATATGGACTATTGCAGATGTCTGAGCATTTCAACAGACAGCTATCTTTATCGGGAAAGATTCCATCCGGCCAATTCAATAACATGTTCGACATGAGAAAATGTTGGTCCAGGGATGCAGCTTCCACTAAAAGCCTTGCTTTTGATGGATGGTTCATAACATTGTATACTGTTGAATTAGATAGAACTAACATTACCCTTTCCGAAACTGTGAAAAAAGACGTGCCTTCTTCGTGGAACCCTGTTGCTCTTGCCGAGTAAGTATTATTGTCATTGTTATCCTTTATTTGCTTCTTGTTAATTGtcataataaaattaaacatgGTTCTTCAGGTTCATTGAAAAGTATGGTACACATGTAGTTGTTGGGGTGAAGATGGGAGGCAAAGATGTAGTTCATATCAAGCAGTCAAAAAAATCGGATTTTCAGCCGACTGAACTGCAGAAATTGCTTAAGCAATTAGCCGACGAGAGGTTTTCCGCAGATTCAAATCAAAGTTCTAATGTCAATCCTGCAGCAATATCAGCAAAACTAaaggtaaaaataaatattcttgTCTTCCTAGAACATGAAGATAAAAATATGGAAATGGAAAtcaaaaaagttttaacttatcTAAATATATCTTTGATCATGTTTCCAGGATGATTATGCGAAGCTTAGGGGACAGAACAAGAACAAACCTCCGTCGATTGTAGGCAGGCCAGTTGTAAAAAGCCACTCCAAGAATGATGTTAGTATCTTTTTTGTTATCTTTACAAGTTTACTTTTTCTGGTGCACCTTGTAGCTATTTTGCATCTAACATATCGATCCTTGAACTTATTTTATGAATTTCTTTTTCAGGATATAGTAAGCATTTCGGTTCGAAGGGGAGGTATTAATGTATGTCAACCTTATAACCAGTGGCTATCAACCATATCACAGTCTCCTGATGTAATATCAATGTCTTTGGTTCCTATTACTTCACTACTGAAGTCTGTCCCAGGAAATGGATTTTTAAGTCATGCAGTGAATTTGTATCTTAGATGTGAGTAAACAAAAACCTGCGACTTCGGTTTCCCTCGGCCCCATTTCTTTTTCCCTTCTGGAATTTAATTCTTTGTTGGATTATATGTTAGTACATCTGTTTAAAAGTTTTCTGTTTCAAACAGATAAACCGGCAATAGAAGAACTTCATCAATTTCTAGAGTTCCAGTTGCCACGACAATGGGCACCGATGTATGGTGATCTGCCGCTTGTATTCGACCATAAGTATAAAAGGAATGCGTCTCCGTCACTTCAGTTCACTCTCATGGGACCAAAACTTTATGTTAATACTGTGAAGGTAATTCGTTCTTCCATGTTCCAATACAATTTAATAGTCAGAAGACGTTTAAAAACTGTCCACATTTTTATTGAAAAGCTTTTATAGCAAGAATGCAAGGAACTCGATGCACATAATTAATGTAGGAATTAGTTAGCACTGGAAAACTCATGTTTGACATTTTTTCAATAAGCAGGTTGACTCGGGAAACCGGCCTGTAACAGGCATTCGCTTGTACTtggaagggaaaaaaaatgacCACCTATCAATCCATCTCCAGCATCTTTCAGAGGTTCCAGGTGTCCTTGAAATTTCAGAAGATCACAGTTATGATCCTATCGACGAACCTGAAAGCCGAGGCTACTACGAACCGGTGAAGTGGAGCATGTTTTCTCATGTTTACACAGCACCTGTACAATACAATAGCTCAAGAATGGATGAGTCGGCAGCTATTGTAACAAAAGCCTGGTTTGAGGTTAAGCTAATGGGAATGAAGAAAGTTCTTTTCTTAAGACTTGGATACTCAACAGTAGCATCTGCAAAAATTCGCAGATCAGAATGGGACGGACCTTCAACCTCATCAAGAAAGTCAGGATTTTTTTCAGCATTGATGAGTACAAAGCTTAGCAAAGAATTGCAGTCACCTGAGAAAACAACTAAAGTTGACATAAACTCGGCAATTTATAATGCCGGTCCACCTGTTCCAACAAGGGCGCCGAAAATGCTTAGTTTTGTGGACACAAAGGAAATGGTAAGGGGTCCAGAGGATCCACCTGGATATTGGGTTGTCACTGGTGCAAAGCTATGTGTAGAAGGTGGCAGAATCTCAATCAAGGCAAAATATTCGTTGTTGACTATATTGTCCGAAGAATCTTTGATGTAGTGATGATAGTAAGAATTAATTTGTTCATGTTTTTAGTCAGTTGTATATATCTTATATCATTGATCTGAAAGAAAAGGAGGTATATTTTGTGATTGTCATATTGTGCAACGGACCTGAATATCGCAAATTCATTGCTTTTTTGTATCTCAtagtttgttgattttgtttagGCAAAATTGCCTAATAAAGAATAGTATGTGGAATCTGCAAtcaaaatattgtatttttttatttttgcgaATCCTTTCGCAGAATCAAGaactgctaaaaaaaaaaacaatgtacgAGGGGACTTgacgaaaaaaaaataaaatgtacgAGGGTAAAGATTTaagttttatttgtttataatataaaagtagtATTGTAATCTTTATATTCTCTCAAGAAAGAACAATAGTACGgtaatacttataatgaaagAACAATAAAATTGTGAGATATCGGTAGAAatgaatgaaatatatttaatatagcttatatttttgaaattgttaggctctgtttgggaaGCCCAATAACTTATAACTTTTAGGCTATAAGCTAAATGTTCTATTtggtaaatattttaaaaaaatagcttatagcttatttgaCTAGCTTacaacttatttttcaaacgttattttaagtagcttatgagcttatagcttatcattgtttctttcaattttatctctatcatcttacttgaaaaaaattaaatattaataaacatatctcttttatgtcttttcatacttataagctagttcaaccgttaattttaccaaacactacaaattcaatcagctagcttattcgctataagttaAAAATTACAGTGGTTTATAaattattcgctataagctcaTTCGTTATAAGATAACTTATCAGCTATCCGCTATTTCTTACCGAACAGAGACGTAGTCTCCCTACCTAAAGTCACATAATCACAacccaaaaataaaagatagaGAAGATgagaaaatatcaattttatccCTCTATTTACAATTGAAATGACAATTATACCCTTGTGTTGCATATTTCTCTATgattttgtctaaaaaaaaaacatttctctATGATAACATATCATATGCTCCTTCGTTGTTGAAAGGAACACATGTTTATCTATAATCTTGATAATAAGTGTCTAAAATTTTCCACTGTAGATTCACCAAAATTGGTGGGTTGCATTTTTTCCAATTCCTTAATCAGTTTTGACAGCTGGCCATGTACAATTATAATGGTGGGCCAAGTGTTTTCTataatttaatgtttattttttgtcttGATGCAAATGTTGTCATTTTGTAGGAGCCTAATACAATAATTGAAGGAAATCGTGGTGTGCACACAAACTTTCTATCCAAATCCTTTGTCTATAAATACTCAAAGGATTGCCCATTATTTTACACATCAAAACTGTCTCAACAAtataaattattctattttctttcaattttctcAATTCTCATTTCTTCAACAATTAATTACTAGACAGCAAATCTTCATATCCTTTGTCTTTATTTTTTGCATTGATGATTGATGATTTCTTGAGCCTGAAAATAGAAAACTCATTTTGATTAGATCTCATATACAATCAAACTTTTTGTGAGGCATGAATATATGAACAAAGATTGAGACCATGAACtatttttcaatgcaatttatTAGTTACTTGATTGAGACTTATAATTTTGTCAtgtttgctctttttttttagGTGAGGCTCAGTTCGTTCAATGATCTTGCGATCTTGCTTCTAAGTTTCAAaggtaaatatatgtttttcaaTGAACTCATTTCTTTCATGAAAATTGTCTTTAGTAATACCCTTTTTACTTCATAATTAGCAGAATTTGCAATCATATAAAATAAGTTTGTGGTGCAATTTACTAACATTTACTTTTTTGCAAATAGACTACGTAAGCATGGTATTGCGAAAAACAGTTTATAGTTACATATTATTATAAAGAAAAGCCTACatagtttaattgatatatacacataagcatacaaagatcataaaaatttcaaattagtTTATTATTAGTTCATATATttctgtaacaaaaaaaaagttcatataTTTCAAtgtgtgccaaaaaaaaaatcaagattgAAGTAGAAGATGTTTACCTTGAATGCTAATGTGATTGCAGCTTATGGGCAAAGAAGGAAGGAGAAGAGCATACACTACTAATGGAGTCTACACGGGATCATATTCTCTAACTTTGTGCTAGCAAAGTTATCCTAACTTTCAACTTTTATGTACCGTAAGATCAATCTGATGCTTTGCATTGTGCCATATGCTTTTAACATTTATtattaaaactaattaaaaattaagaaaacaatAGGAATACACAAAATCGTTTTCTCCTTCCTTCAGCTCCGTCCAAGCCAGCTACCATGAGAGAACCTTACCACCACCACCCACCAAAATCACACCACATTTACCGACCTACCTCCCTGTGTCTCCACCATCACCGACCCATATATGCTCTGTTTTAACAAGCCACAAACAAATAAACCCCTTTTAACAAGCTGATTGTATTCCATATTTAGCAGTCATAGCCTACAACCACCGTAAATCAAAAATTCAAATGGTCGGGTCAAGACGACGGTTATAGTCAACCGAGACGGCGGTGGTTAGAGCTAGTGATGAGCGGTGGCCGGTGGCGTGAAAGTGGAGGCGAAGAAGCAACATGTGGCTTTCGTTGTCTCAGTTTTTTGGAAAAAGTTAACGATGTGGCACTATGTTGAGCATAAGATAGATCTCATGGTTCATATGAGTTAAAAGTTACGGTAACTTTGGCGCCAAAAAGTTGACGCTTCCATGCCTTGCTCAACCAATATATGACATTGAGTTTAAGAAAGGTTACATCAAGAGAACAAAGTTCAAAGGCTATTGGGAATATCCTTAATTATATAAACTTGAGCAAAAAGATATGCACATACTATTTATTGGAATATTCTTAAACCCCTTATTACTTGCAATGTCTCCAttctaattttaatatatatctttGTAATATCCTTAAACTCCTCACTTCTTTCTTATTCTCCATTCTTTGATAGGTGATATATATTTACAAAGACATATAAAGTCCTTATGTTATAAACACTAGACTAGATGCCAATATAAAAACACTTGAAACTCTTGACTTTTGAAAAcaaataagttaaaaataagaaaaaggaaactaaaaataaccaaaatttGTTGAATTTATATTATCATATTCTTTTGGTGTTGGAATTAGTATCAGAAAAGGATTACCAACTATGGACTTCCCTCCCTTTACTCAAAAGACATAAACCTATAAATCCTAGGAATTCCACACTTGATTGATAAtgctaactaaataaaaaaattcaaagataacttttctctttgaaatttatttattttatatataatgtaaagaTGTTTCAGGATAATTAACAATTTATTCTTTAACTTTGTTTCAAATGGGTGAATGAAACACCTTTGATTACAACAAAACTTGCAAATATTGCTTCCAACTTCCTCATATTTTGTGATTGTCATATTGTGCAACGGACCTGAATATCGCAAATTCATTGCTTTTTTGTATCTCAtagtttgttgattttgtttagGCAAAATTGCCTAATAAAGAATAGTATGTGGAATCTGCAAtcaaaatattgtatttttttatttttgcgaATCCTTTCGCAGAATCAAGAactgctaaaaaaaaaacaatgtacgAGGGGACTTGACGAAAATAAAATGTACTAGGGTAAAGATTTaagttttatttgtttataatataaaagtagtATTGTAATCTTTATATTCTCTCAAGAAAGAACAATAGTACGgtaatacttataatgaaagAACAATAAAATTGTGAGATATCGGTAGAAatgaatgaaatatatttaatatagcttatatttttgaaattgttAAGCTCTGTTTGGGAAGCCCAATAACTTATCACTTTTAGGCTATAAGCTAAATGTTCTATTtggtaaatattttaaaaaaatagcttatagcttatttgaCTAGctttcaacttatttttcaaacgttatttcaagtagcttatgagcttatagcttatcattgtttctttcaattttatctctatcatcttacttgaaaaaaaattaaatattaataaacatatctcttttatgtcttttcatacttataagctagttcaaccgttaattttaccaaacactacaaattcaatcagctaacttattcgctataagttaAAAATTACAGTAGTTTATAAACTATTCGCTATAAGCTCATTCGTTATAAGATAACTTATCAGCTATCCGCTATTTCTTACCGAACAGAGATGCCCTACCTAAAGTAACATAATCACAacccaaaaataaaagatagaGAAGATGAGAaaatatcaatatcaattttATCCCTCTATTTACAATTGAAATGACAATTATACCCTTGTGTTGCATATTTCTCTATGATTTTgtctaaacaaaaaaaaaaacatttctctATGATAACATATCATATGCTCCTTCGTTGTTGAAAGGAACACATGTTTATTTGAAATTGCAACAACAACATAAATGTCCGTTTTATTATCTTCTTCTTTCAAACTGGCAATACTAAAGAACATCACCGAAAGCTTCAAAGGGATACAATACAACATCATCACTGTCACCAATGCAACACACTGTATCAGTGCTAATGGAGACTCCAAAACCCCACTTTCATTCCGACACATACGTCTATCTTCTTCAATCCGCAATCAAATCCAGAGACTCCTTCACCGGAAGATTCATTCACGCTCGAATCATCAAACATGGTCTTCACCTCAGCGTCTACTTGATGAACAACCTTCTCAATTACTATTCAAAAACCACTTCATTCACCGATGCTCACCGTCTGTTCGCTGAAATTCCCGACCGAAACACATTCTCTTGGAACACCCTTCTCTCTTCCTATACTAAAGGGGGGAACATAGAAACTGCACGCCGTCTGTTTGATGAAATTCCTCAACCAGATTCTGTCTCATGGACTACTATGATAGTTGGGTACAACCAAATGGGTCTTTTTAATACTGCCATTCATACGTTtcaaaaaatgatttcttttggaATTTTGCCGACTCAGTACACGTTTACTAATGTTCTTGGCTCTTGTGTTGCAACTGGGAATTTGGATATTGGTAAGAAGGTTCATTCCTTCATTGTAAAACTCGGGTTATCTGGCGTTGTTCCTGTTGCCAATTCATTGCTTAACATGTATGCAAAGTCCGGTGATTCTTTAATGGCGAAGGTTGTTTTTGATCGTATGAGGCTAAGAGATAAATCAACTTTGAATATTATGATTTCAATGCATATGCAGTTTGGTCGACTTGAAGTTGCTCTTTCCCTCTTTGATCAAATGATTGACCGAGATATTGTCTCATGGAATTCCATCATCTCGGGTTACTGTCATCAGGGACATGACATCAAAGCTCTAGAGACATTTTCTGATATGTTTAGGAGTTCGTCTTTAAAGCCAGATAGGTTCACATTGGGCAGTGTTCTGTCAGCTTGTGCTAATCTTGAAAGCTTGAAACTTGGGAAGGAAATCCATGCATATATTGTACGATCCAATATTGATATATCCGGGGCATTAGGGAATGCCCTTATCTCAATGTATGCAAAATCAAGTGCAGTTGAAATTGCTCGAACAATTGTAGAATTAAAAGGTACTTCAAGTCTTAATGTTATAGCATTCACATCACTTTTGAATGGCTATGCTAAAATTGGGGATGTAAACCCGGCAAGAGAGATATTTGATTCGTTGAAATGTCGCGATGTAGTTGCATGGACTGCCATGATTGTAGGTTATGCACAGAATGGCTTACTTAACGATGCTTTGGATCTATTCAGATTAATGATTACAGAAGGTCCAAGGCCAAACAATTATACCCTAGCAGCTGTATTGAGTGTCTTTTCAAGCTTCGCTTCTTTGGATCATGGTAAACAGCTTCACGCAACTGCAATAAGATTGGAAGAAGTGTCATCAGTTTCTGTGGGTAATGCCTTAATTACCATGTACTCAAGATCCGGATGTATCAAAGATGCAAGGAAAGTATTCAATCAAATATGCACTGAAAGGGATACATCGACTTGGACTTCCATGATTATAGCTCTAGCTCAACATGGTCTAGGAAACGAGGCCACTGAACTGTTTGAAGAGATgctaaaatttaacataaagcCTGATCATATCACTTATGTTGGCGTATTGTCTGCATGTACGCATGTGGGATTGGTAGAGCAGGGTAAGCGTTACTTTAATTTGATGAAAAATGTTCATCACATTGAACCTACCCCTAGCCACTATGCATGCATAATTGACCTATTTGGACGTGCTGGATTGATTGAAGAAGcatgtaattttataaaaagtatGCCTATCGAACCAGATGTTATAGCGTGGGGTTCACTTTTGTCTTCTTGCAGGGTTCATAAAAATGTGGATTTGGCTAAAGTGGCAGCTGAAAAAGTGCTTCTTATTGATCCCAACAATAGTGGGGCTTACTCGGCGCTTGCTAATACTTATTCAGCCTGTGGTAAATGGGACGATGCTGCTAAGATTAGGAGGTTGATGAAGGACAGGGAAGTTAAGAAAGAACAAGGGTTCAGCTGGGTTCAAATCCAGAACAAGGTACATATTTTTGGGGTTGAAGATGCGCTTCACCCACAAAGAGATGCAATATACCAAATGATGTCAAAAATATGGAAGGAGATAAAGAAAATGGGTTTTACTCCGGACACTGATTGTGTATTACATGACCTAGAGCAAGAAGTGAAGGAAAAGATCCTAAGACATCATAGTGAAAAACTGGCTATTGCATTTGCATTAATAAATAGTCCAGGGTATACTACACTGAGGATCATGAAGAACCTTAGAGTTTGTAATGACTGCCATTCTgccataaaatatatttctgtGCTTGTGGGAAGAGAAATTATAGTAAGAGATGCCACACGTTTTCATCATTTCAAAGATGGCTCTTGTTCCTGTCAGGATTACTGGTAGAAGAAAGAAACAGTGGAATTTCATTTAGAAAACCACATATTGATAAGTAGTTTACAAGTGAATTGACCTGACAATAACAGAAACGTTAACAGgagtattaatttatttcaagtgaatGAATGCAAGAATGTCGGAGTCAATCAATTGATTGTCTGTCCTGGTTCATGCCCTTACGATCTATCTTGCCGATGAAGTCTCATATTACCAACTCGGTGTTGACTTGGATAGCCTGCCTTACTTTGATTTATCAAAAATATGACATATTCTAATTGTGGTCAGGATTccacaattattattttctattttgtaaGTTAAATCATAATTAGATATGATGAATCATGGATATTGTGATTGTGTTTTGATCCATGTAGTATGAAGATAAAGGCTTTAATTGATACTAGCATTGCCATAACTGAATTCTGATCACTAgcatttaaaatttgttattgcGGTTCGCGCCTTCTACAGGTTGAATGATGTTTGTTTTGCATTTGAATTTATGTTACTGAAATTCCTTTTAATATTTGGCTTTTGAAGACTGAACATGTATTAACTGTTAAGTTTCTGTCTTTTTAAGTCCTATTTATGGTTTATTTGGTATAAAATGGAAATTTTAGGTGTGAATTGTGATTGGTTGTGATAAAATGAGTCTGAATTTCGGTGAATATGGACTATTGCAGATGTCTGAGCATTTCAACAGACAGCTATCTTTATCGGGAAAGATTCCATCCGGCCAATTCAATAACATGTTCGACATGAGAAAATGTTGGTCCAGGGATGCAGCTTCCACTAAAAGCCTTGCTTTTGATGGATGGTTCATAACATTTTGTATACTGTTGAATTAGATAGAACTAACATTACCCTTTCCGAAACTGTGAAAAAAGCCGTGCCTTCTTCGTGGAACCCTGTTGCTCTTGCCGAGTAAGTATTATTGTCATTGTTATCCTTTATTTGCTTCTTGTTAATTGtcataataaaattaaacatgGTTCTTCAGGTTCATTGAAAAGTATGGTACACATATAGTTGTTGGGGTGAAGATGGGAGGCAAAGATGTAGTTCATATCAAGCAGTCAAAAAAATCGGATTTTCAGCCGACTGAACTACTGAAATTGTTTAAGCAATTAGCCGACGAGAGGTTTTCCGCAGATTCAAATCAAAGTTCTAATGTCAATCCTGCAGCAATATCAGCAAAACTAaaggtaaaaataaatattcttgTCTTCCTAGAACATGAAGATAAAAATATGGAAGTGGAAAtcaaaaaagttttaacttatcTAAATATATCGTTGATCATGTTTGCAGGATGATTATGCGAAGCTTAGGGGACAGAACAAGAACAAACCTCCGTCGATTGTAGGCAGGCCAGTTGTAAAAAGCCACTCCAAGAATGATGTTAGTATCTTTGTTATCTTTACAAGTTTACTTTTTCTGGTGCACCTTGTAGCTATTTTGCATCTAACATATCGATCCTTGAACTTATTTTATGAATTTCTTTTTCAGGATATAGTAAGCATTTCGGTTCGAAGGGGAGATATTAATGTATGT
This portion of the Trifolium pratense cultivar HEN17-A07 linkage group LG3, ARS_RC_1.1, whole genome shotgun sequence genome encodes:
- the LOC123913722 gene encoding MACPF domain-containing protein NSL1 isoform X1 — protein: MGFNANTNSYGNVIGLDPQSAAEKAVSVIGQGYNLCSDIRFSACKSRLIQIDNSSNSHTRDLVFPSGVVVHNVPLSIKSDKGDCTRFRSDVLTFNQMSEHFNRQLSLSGKIPSGQFNNMFDMRKCWSRDAASTKSLAFDGWFITLYTVELDRTNITLSETVKKDVPSSWNPVALAEFIEKYGTHVVVGVKMGGKDVVHIKQSKKSDFQPTELQKLLKQLADERFSADSNQSSNVNPAAISAKLKDDYAKLRGQNKNKPPSIVGRPVVKSHSKNDVSIFFVIFTSLLFLVHLVAILHLTYRSLNLFYEFLFQDIVSISVRRGGINVCQPYNQWLSTISQSPDVISMSLVPITSLLKSVPGNGFLSHAVNLYLRYKPAIEELHQFLEFQLPRQWAPMYGDLPLVFDHKYKRNASPSLQFTLMGPKLYVNTVKVDSGNRPVTGIRLYLEGKKNDHLSIHLQHLSEVPGVLEISEDHSYDPIDEPESRGYYEPVKWSMFSHVYTAPVQYNSSRMDESAAIVTKAWFEVKLMGMKKVLFLRLGYSTVASAKIRRSEWDGPSTSSRKSGFFSALMSTKLSKELQSPEKTTKVDINSAIYNAGPPVPTRAPKMLSFVDTKEMVRGPEDPPGYWVVTGAKLCVEGGRISIKAKYSLLTILSEESLM
- the LOC123913723 gene encoding pentatricopeptide repeat-containing protein At2g22070, with translation MQHTVSVLMETPKPHFHSDTYVYLLQSAIKSRDSFTGRFIHARIIKHGLHLSVYLMNNLLNYYSKTTSFTDAHRLFAEIPDRNTFSWNTLLSSYTKGGNIETARRLFDEIPQPDSVSWTTMIVGYNQMGLFNTAIHTFQKMISFGILPTQYTFTNVLGSCVATGNLDIGKKVHSFIVKLGLSGVVPVANSLLNMYAKSGDSLMAKVVFDRMRLRDKSTLNIMISMHMQFGRLEVALSLFDQMIDRDIVSWNSIISGYCHQGHDIKALETFSDMFRSSSLKPDRFTLGSVLSACANLESLKLGKEIHAYIVRSNIDISGALGNALISMYAKSSAVEIARTIVELKGTSSLNVIAFTSLLNGYAKIGDVNPAREIFDSLKCRDVVAWTAMIVGYAQNGLLNDALDLFRLMITEGPRPNNYTLAAVLSVFSSFASLDHGKQLHATAIRLEEVSSVSVGNALITMYSRSGCIKDARKVFNQICTERDTSTWTSMIIALAQHGLGNEATELFEEMLKFNIKPDHITYVGVLSACTHVGLVEQGKRYFNLMKNVHHIEPTPSHYACIIDLFGRAGLIEEACNFIKSMPIEPDVIAWGSLLSSCRVHKNVDLAKVAAEKVLLIDPNNSGAYSALANTYSACGKWDDAAKIRRLMKDREVKKEQGFSWVQIQNKVHIFGVEDALHPQRDAIYQMMSKIWKEIKKMGFTPDTDCVLHDLEQEVKEKILRHHSEKLAIAFALINSPGYTTLRIMKNLRVCNDCHSAIKYISVLVGREIIVRDATRFHHFKDGSCSCQDYW
- the LOC123913722 gene encoding MACPF domain-containing protein NSL1 isoform X2, producing the protein MGFNANTNSYGNVIGLDPQSAAEKAVSVIGQGYNLCSDIRFSACKSRLIQIDNSSNSHTRDLVFPSGVVVHNVPLSIKSDKGDCTRFRSDVLTFNQMSEHFNRQLSLSGKIPSGQFNNMFDMRKCWSRDAASTKSLAFDGWFITLYTVELDRTNITLSETVKKDVPSSWNPVALAEFIEKYGTHVVVGVKMGGKDVVHIKQSKKSDFQPTELQKLLKQLADERFSADSNQSSNVNPAAISAKLKDDYAKLRGQNKNKPPSIVGRPVVKSHSKNDDIVSISVRRGGINVCQPYNQWLSTISQSPDVISMSLVPITSLLKSVPGNGFLSHAVNLYLRYKPAIEELHQFLEFQLPRQWAPMYGDLPLVFDHKYKRNASPSLQFTLMGPKLYVNTVKVDSGNRPVTGIRLYLEGKKNDHLSIHLQHLSEVPGVLEISEDHSYDPIDEPESRGYYEPVKWSMFSHVYTAPVQYNSSRMDESAAIVTKAWFEVKLMGMKKVLFLRLGYSTVASAKIRRSEWDGPSTSSRKSGFFSALMSTKLSKELQSPEKTTKVDINSAIYNAGPPVPTRAPKMLSFVDTKEMVRGPEDPPGYWVVTGAKLCVEGGRISIKAKYSLLTILSEESLM